A window of the Arenibacter algicola genome harbors these coding sequences:
- a CDS encoding peroxiredoxin family protein, producing MKHIFFIFFLFTLFNSCKDSNAIVLEEGIWLAQLEVGDHQLLPFNFNLKNTASGANTIELYNADETIFIDEIKVMKDSVVIRLPVFEGYLAGKFTDKEIKGKFIKENEERVLPFKAVHGIEERFKSSGIPNTNISGDWEVEFKPGNGESYMAKGTFRQVDDKVSGTFRTATGDYRFLEGINSVDSVKFSTFDGARAYLFKAKTTDSSMVGVFYSGKHSKEFFVAKRNENYELPNSEALTYLKKGYDRLSFSFPDSEGDLVSLTDPVFKDKVVIVQIMGTWCPNCLDETKFLVDYVEKHSNEKIAVIALAFEYAKTKEAAYKSINRLKNRIGVQYPILLAQYGGIDKEMAQKKLPMLNHVLSFPTTIIIGKRGEVQKIYTGFNGPATGSNYDSFKKDFHNFILQLLEV from the coding sequence ATGAAGCACATTTTCTTCATATTTTTTCTATTTACACTGTTCAATAGCTGTAAAGATTCTAATGCTATTGTATTGGAAGAAGGCATTTGGTTGGCCCAATTGGAAGTAGGTGACCATCAACTTTTACCTTTCAATTTTAACCTTAAGAACACCGCAAGTGGAGCAAACACAATTGAATTGTACAACGCCGATGAAACTATTTTTATTGACGAAATAAAGGTGATGAAAGATTCTGTGGTCATTAGATTGCCGGTTTTTGAAGGATACTTGGCAGGAAAATTTACGGACAAAGAGATAAAAGGAAAATTTATTAAAGAAAATGAAGAAAGGGTTTTGCCCTTTAAGGCGGTCCATGGGATAGAGGAACGCTTTAAGAGCAGTGGTATACCCAATACCAATATTTCTGGTGACTGGGAGGTGGAGTTCAAACCTGGAAATGGGGAAAGCTATATGGCCAAGGGAACCTTCAGGCAGGTAGATGACAAGGTTTCCGGAACCTTTAGGACCGCCACAGGAGATTACCGTTTTTTGGAAGGGATCAATAGTGTGGACTCTGTAAAGTTCTCCACTTTTGATGGCGCCCGGGCATACTTGTTCAAAGCCAAAACTACAGATAGCTCCATGGTGGGAGTTTTTTACTCCGGAAAGCATTCCAAGGAGTTTTTCGTGGCGAAAAGAAACGAAAACTACGAGTTGCCCAATTCCGAGGCTTTGACGTATTTGAAAAAAGGGTATGATAGGCTAAGCTTTTCGTTCCCTGATTCTGAAGGTGATTTGGTTTCATTGACTGATCCCGTTTTTAAGGATAAGGTAGTGATCGTTCAGATTATGGGGACCTGGTGCCCAAACTGTTTGGATGAAACCAAGTTTTTGGTAGATTATGTAGAAAAACATTCCAATGAAAAAATAGCTGTTATCGCCCTAGCTTTCGAATACGCTAAAACCAAGGAGGCCGCATATAAATCCATTAATAGGCTTAAAAATAGAATAGGGGTTCAATACCCCATTTTGTTGGCTCAATACGGAGGTATAGATAAGGAAATGGCTCAAAAAAAATTACCCATGTTGAATCATGTACTTTCCTTTCCAACAACTATAATTATAGGCAAAAGGGGTGAGGTACAAAAAATATACACTGGTTTCAACGGTCCGGCAACGGGTAGCAATTACGATAGTTTTAAGAAAGACTTTCACAACTTCATACTTCAACTACTTGAGGTATAA
- the pheT gene encoding phenylalanine--tRNA ligase subunit beta yields the protein MKISYNWLKQFLKIDWDSNRTAELLTDLGLEVEGISPFESVKGGLRGIVVGEVLTCVKHPNADKLKLTTVNIGLEAPLQIVCGAPNVEAGQKVPVATIGTTLYTGEGEAWVIKKGKIRGEESHGMICAEDELGLGESHDGIMILPDSLKVGTPCSEVFEVEVDEVFEIGLTPNRADAMSHFGVARDLKAGFKQKDILKELITPPVTNFNIVNRSLKIDVEVIKSELAPRYCGITISNLIVQPSPDWLKNRLRSIGITPKNNVVDATNYVLHELGQPLHAFDAAKIKGNKIVVKTLPKGTKFTTLDGVQRTLSDDDLMICDTEKPLCIAGVLGGQNSGVTESTSSIFLESAFFNPVSVRKTAKRHSINTDASFRFERGIDIDNVEYCLKRAALLIHEIAGGDITSDIVDIYPKKKDDYHVFLTFDKINKLIGQELPKDTIKSILASLDIKVKNVTESGLGLSIPFYRVDVQREVDVIEEILRVFGYNNVEFKEKLNASIAPTSKFEDYKIQNIIGNFLASKGFNEILANSLTSPAYNKLSEDIREEQTISMLNPLSTDLSVMRQSMLFSGLEAIAHNSNRQMHNLKIFEFGKTYHQYQTQREEKKHLSILVTGNRLEDTWTTPPKKADFFYLKAIVENLLNRLGLTHLISQPASSDILSEGISLLLANKAMVSIGVVKKSILKEFDIKEEVLYADFDWDYILEAIVNSKIIYKEIPKYPEVTRDYALLVDEQVSFKQIYDIALQTERKFLTNVNLFDVYNGENLPEGKKSYAVSYTLQDENGTLTDKQIDKIMNKLLQRYESELGAELR from the coding sequence ATGAAAATATCTTACAACTGGTTGAAGCAGTTCTTGAAAATTGACTGGGATTCCAATAGGACAGCTGAATTATTAACTGACTTGGGCCTAGAGGTTGAGGGTATTTCTCCTTTTGAATCTGTTAAAGGAGGATTGAGAGGAATTGTGGTTGGTGAAGTTTTAACCTGTGTAAAACATCCTAACGCCGATAAATTAAAATTGACCACTGTAAATATAGGTCTTGAAGCTCCTTTACAAATTGTCTGTGGCGCACCCAACGTAGAGGCCGGACAGAAGGTACCCGTGGCCACCATAGGAACAACCCTATACACTGGGGAAGGAGAAGCCTGGGTCATAAAAAAAGGAAAGATTCGTGGAGAGGAAAGCCATGGCATGATCTGTGCCGAAGATGAGCTTGGATTGGGCGAAAGCCACGACGGAATTATGATACTCCCTGATAGCTTAAAGGTTGGAACACCCTGTTCCGAAGTTTTCGAGGTTGAAGTGGATGAGGTCTTTGAAATTGGGTTGACCCCAAACAGGGCCGATGCCATGAGCCACTTTGGAGTTGCCAGGGATTTAAAAGCCGGATTTAAGCAAAAGGATATCCTTAAGGAACTGATTACCCCCCCTGTGACCAATTTCAATATTGTAAACAGATCATTAAAAATTGATGTTGAGGTAATCAAAAGCGAACTGGCTCCAAGATATTGTGGAATAACCATAAGCAATCTAATTGTGCAACCATCACCGGACTGGTTGAAAAACAGATTAAGATCTATAGGAATTACCCCAAAGAACAATGTAGTGGACGCTACCAATTATGTGTTGCACGAATTGGGGCAGCCCTTGCATGCCTTTGATGCTGCAAAGATCAAGGGAAACAAAATAGTGGTCAAAACACTTCCCAAAGGAACCAAATTTACCACTTTGGACGGGGTTCAGCGCACATTGAGCGATGATGATCTTATGATCTGCGATACCGAAAAGCCCCTGTGTATAGCCGGAGTCCTTGGCGGGCAAAATTCCGGGGTTACCGAAAGTACCAGTAGTATATTCCTGGAAAGTGCCTTCTTTAATCCAGTATCCGTAAGAAAAACTGCCAAAAGACACAGTATTAATACAGACGCTTCCTTCCGATTTGAAAGGGGGATAGATATAGATAATGTTGAATATTGCCTAAAACGGGCTGCTCTCCTTATCCACGAAATTGCAGGGGGAGATATTACTTCGGACATTGTAGATATTTATCCTAAAAAGAAGGACGACTACCACGTGTTTTTGACTTTCGACAAAATTAACAAGCTTATAGGCCAGGAACTACCTAAGGACACCATAAAATCCATTCTGGCATCATTGGATATAAAGGTTAAAAATGTTACTGAATCCGGACTGGGGTTATCAATTCCATTTTACCGTGTGGATGTACAGCGTGAGGTAGATGTTATTGAAGAAATTCTTCGTGTTTTTGGCTATAATAATGTAGAGTTCAAAGAAAAACTGAACGCTTCCATTGCCCCTACTTCCAAATTTGAGGATTATAAGATCCAAAACATTATAGGTAATTTTTTAGCTTCAAAAGGATTTAATGAAATATTGGCCAATAGCTTAACTTCCCCTGCCTATAATAAATTATCGGAAGATATTAGGGAAGAGCAAACTATTAGTATGTTAAACCCCCTTAGTACCGATCTATCGGTAATGAGGCAATCTATGTTGTTTTCAGGTTTAGAGGCCATTGCCCACAACAGCAATAGGCAAATGCACAACCTCAAAATATTCGAGTTTGGAAAGACCTATCATCAATATCAGACCCAGAGAGAGGAGAAAAAGCACCTAAGCATTCTTGTGACCGGGAACAGACTGGAAGATACTTGGACTACACCTCCAAAAAAGGCAGATTTCTTTTACCTTAAAGCTATTGTGGAAAATCTCTTGAATAGATTGGGACTTACCCATCTTATTTCCCAACCTGCTTCCAGTGATATTCTATCTGAGGGGATTTCCTTGTTATTGGCCAATAAGGCAATGGTTAGTATTGGAGTGGTAAAGAAATCCATTTTAAAGGAATTTGATATTAAGGAAGAGGTTCTATATGCGGATTTTGACTGGGACTATATTTTGGAAGCCATTGTGAACAGCAAAATTATTTATAAAGAGATTCCAAAATATCCCGAAGTAACGAGAGACTACGCCCTTTTAGTGGACGAGCAGGTAAGTTTTAAGCAGATTTACGACATCGCACTTCAGACCGAACGGAAATTTTTAACCAATGTAAACCTTTTTGATGTGTACAATGGTGAAAATTTGCCCGAAGGCAAAAAGTCCTATGCCGTAAGCTACACCTTGCAAGATGAAAACGGCACCTTGACCGACAAGCAGATAGATAAGATAATGAACAAGCTTTTACAGCGTTATGAAAGCGAATTAGGAGCAGAATTACGGTAA
- a CDS encoding fasciclin domain-containing protein, whose protein sequence is MKSYVSVCALLFLITSLGYGQTSFTENSFLKKENSIIESAADSGNHYTLLEAVKAANLDKILNEDGPFTVFAPSDMAFRKLSKVNLKELLLPENKKELFSLLTYHIVAGNITASKILKALCNGNGKASFTTVQGDKIFASMDGLDIVLTDKAGNRAKITSADANQCNGIIHEIDSVILPNALSATNLP, encoded by the coding sequence ATGAAAAGCTATGTGTCCGTTTGCGCTCTTTTATTTTTAATCACTTCCCTTGGTTATGGCCAAACGTCGTTCACCGAAAATAGTTTTTTAAAAAAGGAAAATTCCATTATAGAAAGTGCCGCAGATTCTGGTAACCATTATACATTATTGGAAGCTGTAAAGGCGGCAAATTTGGACAAGATATTGAACGAGGATGGTCCGTTTACTGTTTTTGCGCCCTCTGATATGGCTTTTAGAAAACTCTCCAAAGTAAACTTGAAGGAATTATTATTACCTGAAAATAAAAAGGAGCTCTTTTCACTTTTAACCTATCACATTGTTGCTGGCAACATAACGGCCTCCAAAATTTTAAAGGCTTTGTGCAACGGGAATGGAAAAGCTAGTTTTACAACTGTACAGGGTGATAAAATTTTCGCTTCCATGGACGGATTGGATATTGTACTTACGGACAAGGCTGGAAATAGGGCCAAAATAACCAGTGCCGATGCCAATCAATGCAATGGGATTATCCATGAGATAGACAGTGTTATATTGCCCAATGCCCTTTCAGCGACAAATTTACCGTAA